One window of Flavobacteriales bacterium genomic DNA carries:
- a CDS encoding YHYH protein, translating to MMDRTSLMALLACVAITSHAQTGPEITSWLQNTSQTGTYYMSGNSTAIPNGILVNCQQVEYSDNFVYVTATGIPAYPTGPFLDGNPSIATNQSKIVKLPRHPVENTGTASTTVGGDCGVFINGVALFDYRDGTGWNSNTNALCGGPGNPPCPGGPGATSSWNRDAVLAEKGGFDCSKAHPAMGNYHHHQNPSAFKLDLNVISTICDLYDADGLYSIDSTQHSPLIGFAFDGFPIYGAYGFMNADGSGGITRIESGYQMRNITTRTVWADGTDVADGPAVSSTYPLGYFREDYEFLTHPGEEEYLDVHNGRFCVTPEYPEGTYAYFATVKANWNSAYPYVVGPTFHGTFANRIVTSIGEGTTVYDVTTDVSGNDLNALHLSIFPNPATDLIVVQVGGLLKEDLQVQVYSADGKLVDTSKLAKGSTIWHLDTQRLYGGSYFIHFSNGGNSIVRQVVLARE from the coding sequence ATGATGGACCGAACTTCCCTAATGGCCCTGTTGGCCTGCGTCGCGATCACTAGCCATGCACAGACCGGCCCGGAGATCACATCGTGGTTGCAGAACACCAGCCAGACCGGCACCTATTACATGTCCGGCAATTCCACGGCGATCCCCAACGGCATCCTGGTGAACTGTCAGCAGGTGGAATATTCGGACAACTTCGTGTACGTCACCGCCACCGGGATCCCGGCCTACCCCACCGGCCCGTTCCTCGACGGCAATCCGTCCATCGCCACAAACCAAAGCAAGATCGTGAAACTGCCCCGGCACCCGGTGGAGAATACCGGCACAGCCAGCACGACCGTCGGCGGAGACTGCGGCGTGTTCATCAACGGCGTAGCGCTCTTCGACTACCGCGACGGCACCGGATGGAACTCGAACACAAACGCGCTTTGTGGCGGTCCCGGTAACCCACCCTGCCCCGGCGGACCGGGAGCCACTTCCTCTTGGAACCGTGACGCGGTGCTGGCCGAGAAGGGCGGCTTTGATTGCTCAAAGGCGCACCCGGCGATGGGCAACTACCACCACCACCAGAACCCTTCAGCCTTCAAGCTGGACCTGAACGTGATCTCCACCATCTGCGACCTCTACGATGCCGACGGGCTATACAGCATTGACAGCACGCAACATTCGCCGCTTATCGGCTTCGCCTTCGACGGCTTTCCGATCTACGGGGCATACGGCTTCATGAATGCGGACGGCAGCGGTGGCATCACGAGGATCGAGTCCGGGTACCAAATGCGCAACATCACTACCCGGACAGTTTGGGCCGACGGCACCGATGTCGCGGACGGCCCCGCTGTGAGCAGCACCTATCCATTAGGCTACTTCCGGGAGGACTACGAATTCCTCACGCACCCCGGAGAGGAAGAGTACTTGGATGTCCACAACGGGCGCTTCTGTGTGACCCCGGAATATCCCGAAGGCACCTACGCCTACTTCGCCACGGTGAAGGCGAATTGGAACTCGGCCTATCCATACGTGGTGGGCCCCACGTTCCATGGCACGTTCGCGAACCGCATCGTCACTTCCATAGGTGAGGGGACCACCGTGTACGATGTCACGACCGACGTCTCAGGGAACGACCTGAACGCACTGCACCTTTCGATCTTTCCGAACCCGGCCACGGACCTCATCGTGGTGCAGGTCGGTGGTTTGCTGAAAGAAGATCTCCAAGTGCAGGTGTACAGCGCCGACGGCAAACTGGTGGACACCTCCAAGCTGGCGAAGGGCAGCACCATCTGGCACCTGGACACGCAGCGTCTGTATGGCGGCAGCTACTTCATCCACTTCAGCAACGGCGGGAACAGCATTGTGCGGCAGGTGGTGCTGGCGCGGGAATAG
- a CDS encoding c-type cytochrome, giving the protein MRNKVVPFILIAATYIAITASGTGPHFVKLQVPEGWPKPTYDFTRNPLSEEGIALGRQLFYDPILSADSTKSCANCHLSYTAFTHVDHALSHGIHDSIGTRNSMTLVNLAWSKSFMWDGAVNHLDMQALAPISNRAELGESMAGVVKKLERSPEYRERFQAVFGKKVSGETVLKAMAQFELTLISSGSKYDQMMRHEEGAVFNVQEQHGYALFQAHCNSCHREPLFTSGAFANNGLPIDTLLKDTGRMHITGDPQDSLKFKVPSLRNVEFSGPYMHDGRFKKLAQVVAHYSDGIQHGPTLAPVLEQKIDLGSEDKVDLVAFLLTLTDEPFLFAPEHAFPRKETAVRRNDATMSSNTTNPDETR; this is encoded by the coding sequence ATGCGAAATAAAGTGGTCCCATTCATCCTGATCGCCGCGACCTACATCGCGATCACCGCTTCCGGCACGGGGCCGCATTTCGTGAAACTGCAGGTCCCGGAGGGTTGGCCCAAGCCGACGTATGACTTCACCCGGAACCCGCTTTCCGAGGAAGGTATCGCGCTTGGTCGACAGCTCTTCTACGATCCGATACTCTCTGCGGACAGCACCAAATCCTGCGCGAACTGCCACCTCTCCTACACCGCCTTCACTCATGTTGACCACGCGTTGAGCCACGGCATCCACGACAGCATCGGCACGCGCAATTCCATGACGTTGGTGAACCTCGCATGGTCCAAGTCCTTCATGTGGGACGGCGCGGTGAACCACCTTGACATGCAAGCGCTGGCGCCGATCTCGAACCGTGCGGAATTGGGCGAAAGCATGGCGGGCGTGGTGAAGAAGCTGGAACGGTCGCCTGAATACCGGGAGCGATTTCAAGCGGTGTTCGGGAAAAAGGTGAGCGGCGAGACCGTGCTGAAGGCCATGGCGCAATTCGAACTGACGTTGATCTCCTCCGGTTCCAAATACGACCAAATGATGCGCCATGAAGAGGGCGCGGTGTTCAATGTGCAGGAGCAACACGGTTACGCCTTGTTCCAAGCCCATTGCAACAGCTGCCATCGCGAGCCTCTGTTCACCAGCGGCGCCTTTGCCAACAACGGACTGCCGATCGACACGCTCCTGAAGGATACCGGCCGGATGCACATCACCGGTGATCCGCAGGATTCGTTGAAGTTCAAGGTCCCTTCGCTGCGCAACGTGGAATTCTCCGGACCCTATATGCACGACGGTCGTTTCAAGAAGCTTGCGCAAGTAGTGGCGCACTATAGCGACGGCATCCAGCACGGGCCCACGCTCGCGCCGGTACTTGAGCAAAAGATCGACCTTGGCTCGGAGGACAAGGTGGATCTCGTGGCTTTTTTGCTCACGCTCACCGACGAACCGTTCCTCTTCGCGCCGGAACATGCTTTCCCCCGAAAAGAAACGGCCGTTCGAAGGAATGATGCAACGATGTCGTCCAACACCACTAACCCGGACGAAACACGATGA
- a CDS encoding RNA polymerase sigma factor, with the protein MKASDTIAQLYADHGKMVFNIALNHLQQWEEAEEVTQDVFVKVHAKLAGFSGRSSIRTWIFRITVNQCLDRLKARKRQKRAGFHLRFFGEEERDPAAALPDYDHPGVLLEDREAVHSLFTLIDTLPPRQRSILILKAVDGLEQQEIAAILGLSVKAVESLLSRAKANLKQKMMDSEGRPPGTSSKQPSS; encoded by the coding sequence TTGAAAGCCTCCGACACCATAGCACAACTGTATGCCGACCATGGCAAGATGGTCTTCAACATCGCGCTGAACCATTTGCAGCAGTGGGAGGAAGCGGAGGAGGTGACCCAGGACGTTTTCGTGAAAGTGCATGCGAAATTGGCGGGCTTCTCCGGGCGGTCAAGCATCCGGACGTGGATCTTCCGGATCACGGTGAACCAATGCCTCGATCGGCTGAAGGCCCGGAAACGGCAGAAACGCGCGGGCTTCCATCTGCGGTTCTTCGGCGAAGAAGAACGCGATCCCGCCGCTGCACTTCCCGACTACGATCACCCCGGCGTGCTGCTGGAGGACCGGGAGGCGGTGCATTCCTTGTTCACCTTGATCGATACGCTGCCACCCCGCCAACGGAGCATCTTGATCCTGAAGGCCGTGGACGGGCTGGAGCAGCAGGAGATCGCAGCGATCCTGGGGCTTTCCGTGAAGGCGGTGGAATCGCTGCTCTCGCGCGCCAAGGCCAATTTGAAACAGAAAATGATGGACAGCGAAGGAAGACCCCCCGGAACGTCGTCCAAGCAACCAAGCAGCTGA